One genomic window of Methanosarcina acetivorans C2A includes the following:
- the istA gene encoding IS21-like element ISMac9 family transposase → MLKKEDLFLIRDLSSQNLSISEIARQTGFDRKTVRKYLQLKTLPEPQKRPGRKSKLDPYKPYILKKLEEGSYTTARLYREIKEMGFDGGMTIVKDFVREVRPQQGVPAVFRYETKPGVQAQVDWAEMGTVEVDGKIKKLFCFNMILGYSRMKYVEFTLGIDTSTLIQCHLNAFEYFGGFTQEILYDNMKQVVIKRALKSSDSEWNSQFEDFFKCFGFIPRLCRPYRPQTKGKIENTVGYVKRDFFLGRRFTSLEDLNAQVHRWLERVNSTVHGTTYQIPLERFKEEKLIPLDQVPPYKVVHKETRKVSRDCYISFLGNKYSVPYRFAGRTAELQIFEGIFEVYVDYEKVCEHEILSGNCRVSRKKEHFQGLLSEILKENSKCKKELQIPLKFSGPEVEKRSLDIYETFSDGDFE, encoded by the coding sequence ATGCTGAAAAAGGAGGATTTATTCTTGATTCGAGATTTAAGTTCACAAAACTTGAGCATTAGTGAAATCGCCAGACAAACCGGTTTTGACAGGAAAACTGTGAGGAAATATCTCCAGCTGAAAACCTTACCTGAACCCCAGAAACGTCCCGGAAGAAAGAGCAAGCTTGATCCATATAAACCTTATATACTCAAAAAGCTTGAAGAAGGCTCCTACACTACTGCTCGGCTCTATCGGGAAATCAAAGAAATGGGTTTTGATGGAGGAATGACCATCGTCAAGGACTTTGTAAGAGAAGTCCGACCTCAGCAGGGAGTCCCTGCTGTATTCCGCTATGAAACAAAACCAGGTGTACAGGCTCAGGTTGACTGGGCAGAGATGGGAACAGTTGAGGTTGATGGAAAGATAAAGAAACTCTTTTGCTTCAACATGATTCTTGGATATTCCAGGATGAAATATGTTGAATTTACACTGGGCATAGACACTTCCACTCTTATCCAGTGTCATCTGAACGCCTTTGAGTACTTTGGAGGATTTACACAGGAGATTCTCTATGATAACATGAAACAGGTTGTTATCAAAAGAGCCTTAAAATCATCAGATTCTGAATGGAACTCACAGTTTGAGGATTTCTTCAAATGCTTTGGTTTTATTCCACGGTTATGCAGGCCTTACAGGCCTCAGACAAAAGGTAAAATTGAAAATACGGTAGGCTATGTCAAGAGGGATTTCTTCCTTGGAAGACGATTTACCTCTCTCGAAGACCTGAACGCCCAAGTTCACAGGTGGTTGGAAAGGGTAAATTCAACTGTCCACGGAACAACCTATCAAATCCCCCTTGAACGTTTTAAGGAGGAGAAACTGATCCCTCTGGATCAGGTTCCTCCTTACAAAGTTGTCCATAAGGAGACCAGAAAGGTCTCCAGAGACTGTTATATTTCGTTCCTTGGAAATAAGTATTCTGTTCCTTACAGGTTTGCAGGAAGAACTGCAGAGCTTCAGATTTTTGAAGGAATATTCGAGGTCTATGTTGATTATGAGAAGGTTTGTGAACATGAAATTCTTTCAGGTAATTGTAGGGTTTCCAGAAAAAAGGAACATTTTCAGGGCCTCCTGAGTGAGATTCTTAAAGAGAATTCAAAATGCAAGAAAGAATTACAGATTCCGTTGAAGTTCTCAGGTCCTGAAGTTGAAAAGAGGTCTCTTGACATCTATGAAACATTCAGTGACGGTGATTTTGAATGA
- the istB gene encoding IS21-like element ISMac9 family helper ATPase IstB translates to MNNFSYERLHSNLQYLKLNTIEEVLDNYLEIAARDSKTTMEVLDYLFEQEKKHREAAAIERRMKSAAFPVKKTLDEFDFEFQSSIDKKVIEDLATLRFVHNVENVVFLGPPGVGKSHLAIALGIEVAKAGISVYFTNTGNLIEKLKIANREGMLEKKLKGFMKFKVLIIDEMGYLPFDEEGAHCLFQLISRRYEKSSTIFTSNKSYGEWGEIFKDQVIAAAVLDRILHHCTTINIRGESYRLKERKKHGIKSGNIYQ, encoded by the coding sequence ATGAACAATTTCAGCTATGAGAGACTTCACAGTAACCTGCAATACCTCAAACTGAATACTATTGAAGAGGTTCTGGACAACTATCTTGAAATTGCTGCAAGAGATAGCAAGACAACAATGGAAGTACTTGATTATCTGTTTGAACAGGAAAAGAAGCACAGAGAAGCTGCTGCAATTGAGAGAAGGATGAAAAGTGCAGCATTTCCTGTGAAAAAGACGCTTGATGAATTCGATTTTGAGTTTCAGTCATCTATTGATAAAAAAGTCATAGAAGACCTTGCAACGTTGAGATTTGTTCATAACGTAGAAAACGTTGTTTTCCTTGGTCCTCCCGGAGTTGGAAAGTCTCATCTTGCAATCGCTCTTGGGATTGAAGTAGCAAAAGCAGGGATTTCGGTTTACTTTACCAATACAGGAAACCTTATCGAGAAGTTGAAAATAGCAAATCGAGAAGGAATGCTTGAAAAGAAACTCAAAGGCTTTATGAAATTTAAAGTTCTGATCATTGATGAAATGGGTTATCTCCCATTTGATGAGGAAGGAGCTCACTGTTTATTTCAGTTGATTTCCAGACGTTATGAAAAGAGTTCGACCATCTTTACGTCAAATAAATCATATGGAGAATGGGGAGAGATATTCAAAGACCAGGTAATAGCGGCTGCTGTACTTGATAGAATTCTCCATCACTGTACTACAATTAACATCAGAGGAGAAAGTTACAGGCTGAAAGAAAGGAAGAAACATGGTATAAAATCAGGAAATATCTACCAGTAA
- a CDS encoding pentapeptide repeat-containing protein gives MDIPEKKDFRGANLQGTNFEKADLQGADFYEANLRLANLQGANLHSANLYGANLHLANLQGTKLGGTNLQGVNLHLANLQGANLHLANLHLANLHLANLQGADLYGVNLQGADLQGANLQEANLQEANLEKTNFQGAKLGGAKLEGAYLIGIRFQGANLQGVDFHEANLQEANLQEANLQGAKLERADLIEANLENANLQGANLQGADLQRADLYGANLQGANLRGVDLEKAHLKITDLGKVDFQGANLKGAHHLTIDQLSKVKTLYDAKLDEELLMSLKEKYPALFEVPEPQDLKDQE, from the coding sequence ATGGATATTCCAGAGAAAAAAGACTTTCGAGGAGCTAACCTCCAGGGAACTAACTTTGAAAAGGCTGATCTCCAGGGAGCTGACTTTTATGAAGCCAATCTTCGTTTGGCTAACCTTCAGGGAGCGAATCTTCATTCGGCTAACCTATATGGAGCTAACCTTCATCTGGCTAACCTTCAAGGAACTAAACTTGGAGGAACTAACCTCCAGGGTGTTAACCTTCATCTGGCTAACCTTCAGGGAGCGAACCTTCATCTGGCTAACCTTCATCTGGCTAACCTTCATCTGGCTAACCTCCAGGGAGCTGACCTTTATGGAGTCAACCTTCAAGGGGCTGATCTTCAAGGAGCTAACCTTCAAGAGGCTAACCTTCAAGAGGCTAACCTTGAAAAGACTAACTTTCAAGGAGCTAAACTTGGAGGAGCTAAACTTGAAGGGGCCTATCTTATAGGGATTCGCTTTCAAGGGGCTAACCTTCAAGGAGTTGACTTTCATGAAGCTAACCTTCAGGAAGCTAATCTTCAGGAAGCTAACCTTCAGGGGGCTAAACTTGAAAGGGCTGACCTTATAGAGGCGAATCTTGAAAACGCTAATCTTCAAGGAGCCAACCTTCAAGGAGCTGACCTTCAAAGGGCTGATCTTTACGGAGCCAATCTTCAAGGGGCTAATCTTCGGGGGGTTGATCTTGAAAAGGCACACCTTAAGATAACTGACCTTGGGAAGGTTGACTTTCAGGGAGCTAACCTTAAGGGAGCTCACCATTTAACAATTGATCAGCTTTCTAAAGTGAAAACACTTTATGATGCGAAATTAGACGAAGAACTCCTCATGTCTCTAAAAGAGAAGTACCCTGCCCTTTTTGAAGTACCGGAACCGCAGGACCTGAAGGATCAGGAATGA
- a CDS encoding transposase: MFSPEFVQFDTWYFSIKNLKAIRKKGWHWLTRLKKNRLVNPDKTGNIAIELLTIPPEGMTVHLKEYGFIKGFRIVSKDGDTQYWATDVLDMQEEKRKELAKKAWKIEEYHRGIKQFCEVKRCQVRRNSVQRAYIMTEIRAFLRF; encoded by the coding sequence TTGTTTTCCCCCGAATTTGTTCAGTTTGATACGTGGTATTTCAGTATAAAGAATCTCAAAGCAATCAGGAAAAAAGGATGGCACTGGTTAACAAGGTTGAAGAAAAATCGGTTAGTTAATCCTGATAAGACTGGTAACATTGCAATTGAATTGTTAACTATTCCACCAGAAGGAATGACGGTTCATCTGAAAGAATACGGCTTTATTAAGGGATTTCGGATAGTTTCCAAAGACGGAGACACGCAATACTGGGCTACAGATGTACTTGATATGCAGGAAGAAAAAAGGAAAGAGCTGGCAAAGAAAGCATGGAAAATTGAAGAGTATCATAGAGGAATAAAACAGTTTTGTGAAGTAAAACGCTGTCAGGTAAGGAGAAATAGTGTGCAGAGAGCATATATCATGACAGAAATAAGAGCATTTCTAAGATTTTAA